The following proteins come from a genomic window of Myroides odoratus DSM 2801:
- a CDS encoding zinc metalloprotease encodes MKLNHIICIAEQQDDLLLKVKDADYLVKLSKLEYDIISYYCRVLNKEAVLAFFSTQVEIGEQQLDLLLDLAEQKKIIVQEVGAKSQYIVQLRWKRRKAILELFSLDFTCTILERFLEKKEVLLALFILVIGLTLGALFYLNLHPIAFAENYKATLYLVPYSFKQLIVFIYMGAFVSIVIHEWGHYLFYKVYGGKCSIFGVGLLLYIIPVFYAKLYIQQISKKKHRLVSYAGGAIFDGITVLLILVGTVVWKDTHPTLAFIGYTMLISIGIRSLFNVNIFLPYTDGYFIFNELMGKESLWQESYLVFKRFLKERITAKRLLLCLYFLFSCLAVIIAWSCFAIPLFVLVMYAFSF; translated from the coding sequence ATGAAGTTAAATCACATCATTTGTATAGCAGAACAGCAAGATGATTTACTTTTAAAAGTTAAAGATGCTGATTATTTGGTGAAACTGTCTAAACTGGAATATGATATTATCTCCTATTATTGTCGGGTGCTAAACAAGGAGGCTGTTCTTGCTTTTTTTAGTACACAAGTAGAAATTGGAGAGCAGCAATTGGATCTGCTCTTGGATTTGGCTGAACAAAAGAAAATAATTGTTCAGGAAGTAGGGGCAAAGAGCCAATACATTGTTCAATTGCGATGGAAGAGACGAAAAGCCATACTTGAATTATTTTCATTGGATTTTACGTGTACGATATTGGAGCGTTTCTTGGAAAAAAAGGAGGTGCTTTTGGCGTTGTTTATACTGGTCATTGGGTTGACTTTAGGCGCGTTATTTTATTTAAATCTGCATCCTATAGCATTTGCTGAAAATTATAAAGCAACGTTATATCTGGTACCCTATTCGTTCAAACAATTGATTGTTTTTATCTATATGGGAGCATTTGTTAGCATTGTTATACATGAATGGGGGCACTATTTATTTTATAAGGTATACGGTGGTAAATGTTCCATCTTTGGGGTTGGATTACTGTTGTATATCATTCCTGTATTTTATGCTAAGTTGTATATTCAACAAATATCAAAGAAGAAACATCGCTTGGTATCTTATGCTGGAGGAGCTATTTTTGATGGTATAACAGTGCTCTTGATTCTTGTGGGAACGGTGGTTTGGAAAGATACTCATCCCACTCTTGCCTTTATAGGTTATACTATGCTCATTTCCATCGGTATACGATCGCTGTTTAATGTAAATATCTTTCTGCCTTATACGGATGGTTATTTTATATTCAATGAACTAATGGGAAAAGAAAGCCTTTGGCAGGAGTCTTACCTCGTTTTTAAACGCTTTTTAAAAGAGAGAATAACAGCCAAGCGATTGTTGTTGTGTTTATACTTTTTATTCAGTTGCCTAGCGGTCATTATAGCTTGGTCTTGTTTTGCTATTCCTTTGTTTGTGTTAGTAATGTATGCTTTTTCGTTTTAA
- a CDS encoding SagB family peptide dehydrogenase: MTQEELLNVLSEHRLSEGTLDFLEHIKFKKYDRESLDKFKRIAYINKNPKLVKKIVESQYEMGFCTAYALDTNLHSSDWARSLNQLNQQRKSVRKFTEVPLSLADISAFFQLCYTLTGQEELNLDGTKLMRKKRNIASGGSLYPTELYFINHRIKELPLGVYRYNVFQFNLELITAFHTSADWTNFYEIILKTPAASIDFERASAFVVFTSVLNKHSFKYQDFGVALSLVEVGACIHAAYLAAAALDLGCCAFGGFLNKEMHQLLALKNTLHQPLFCMAIGHQLKSEV, translated from the coding sequence ATGACACAAGAAGAGCTATTAAATGTATTATCGGAGCATCGATTAAGTGAAGGAACTTTGGATTTTTTAGAGCATATAAAGTTTAAAAAATACGACAGGGAGTCTTTGGATAAATTCAAGCGAATCGCCTATATCAATAAGAACCCGAAATTGGTAAAAAAAATAGTTGAATCTCAGTATGAAATGGGGTTTTGTACCGCGTATGCCTTGGATACAAATTTGCATTCTTCTGATTGGGCTAGGAGTTTAAATCAATTGAATCAACAAAGAAAGAGTGTTCGGAAATTCACTGAGGTCCCACTTTCTTTGGCTGATATCAGTGCGTTTTTTCAGTTGTGTTATACGCTAACGGGACAAGAAGAATTGAATTTGGATGGAACAAAACTCATGCGAAAGAAGAGGAATATAGCCTCTGGTGGTTCGTTGTATCCTACAGAACTTTATTTTATTAATCATCGCATCAAGGAACTCCCCTTAGGTGTGTATCGATATAATGTATTTCAGTTTAATTTAGAGTTGATTACTGCTTTTCATACCTCAGCAGATTGGACGAATTTTTATGAGATTATCCTAAAAACACCAGCTGCTTCTATTGATTTTGAACGAGCTTCTGCCTTTGTGGTTTTTACTTCAGTTTTAAACAAGCATTCCTTTAAATATCAGGATTTTGGTGTGGCTTTATCTCTTGTTGAGGTTGGAGCTTGCATACATGCCGCTTACTTAGCCGCTGCTGCTTTAGATCTGGGATGTTGTGCGTTTGGAGGGTTTTTAAATAAAGAAATGCACCAGTTGTTAGCATTGAAAAATACGCTACATCAACCCTTATTTTGTATGGCTATTGGGCACCAACTTAAATCAGAAGTATGA